From Tripterygium wilfordii isolate XIE 37 chromosome 13, ASM1340144v1, whole genome shotgun sequence, the proteins below share one genomic window:
- the LOC120011682 gene encoding uncharacterized protein At5g01610-like, producing MDQILNKVGSYWLGKRASKEIDSVGDDFNSLQSSIEGGTKWLVNKIKGKMQKPLPELLKEYGLAIGIFPRDATNYEFNEETGKLTVFVPSICEVGYRDSSVLRFDTTVTGYLEKGKLTDVEGMKTKVMIWVKVSCITADGSKLHFTAGMKKSRNREAYEVLRDGVSVEKF from the exons ATGGATCAAATATTGAACAAGGTAGGCTCGTATTGGCTTGGCAAGAGGGCAAGCAAGGAGATCGACTCCGTAGGCGATGACTTCAAT TCTTTGCAAAGCAGTATTGAAGGAGGAACTAAATGGTTGGTCAACAAAATCAAAG GAAAAATGCAAAAGCCATTGCCCGAGTTATTGAAGGAATATGGATTGGCTATAGGAATTTTCCCTCGTGATGCCACCAATTATGAGTTTAATGAAGAGACCGGAAAGCTTACTGTATTTGTTCCCTCAATCTGTGAAGTGGGATACAGGGACTCATCGGTCCTGCGTTTTGACACAACTGTAACTGGATATCTGGAGAAAGGGAAGCTAACCGATGTAGAGGGTATGAAGACAAAGGTTATGATTTGGGTTAAGGTCTCCTGTATCACAGCGGATGGATCGAAACTCCATTTCACAGCTGGGATGAAGAAAAGCAGGAACAGAGAGGCTTATGAGGTCCTTAGAGATGGAGTCAGTGTAGAAAAGTTTTAA
- the LOC120011665 gene encoding abscisic acid receptor PYL4-like — translation MPFSPPRSSSVLLQRINTTIPTTTTNSKHWSPLTCTTPVPDNVARYHAHSVGPNQCCSAVVQQIAAPVSTVWSVVRRFDNPQAYKHFLKSCHLINGDGNVGTLREVHVISGLPAEKSTERLEILDEERHVISFSVVGGDHRLANYRSVTTLHPAPNGNETVVVESYVVDIPPGNTEEETCVFVDTIVRCNLQSLTQIAENLARR, via the coding sequence ATGCCATTCAGCCCTCCGAGATCTTCTTCAGTCCTCCTTCAAAGGATCAACACCACCATCCCCACCACCACGACAAATTCAAAACACTGGTCCCCTTTGACATGCACCACGCCTGTACCAGACAACGTGGCACGTTACCATGCTCACTCGGTGGGCCCAAACCAGTGCTGCTCCGCGGTTGTACAGCAGATCGCAGCCCCTGTCTCCACCGTGTGGTCCGTGGTCCGCCGCTTCGATAATCCCCAGGCGTACAAGCACTTCCTAAAGAGCTGCCACCTCATCAACGGTGACGGAAACGTCGGAACTCTACGAGAGGTGCACGTTATTTCGGGACTTCCTGCGGAGAAATCCACCGAGCGCCTCGAGATCCTCGACGAAGAGCGCCACGTCATCAGCTTTAGCGTTGTTGGAGGGGACCACCGTTTGGCAAATTATCGGTCCGTGACGACGCTCCATCCGGCCCCCAACGGTAACGAAACGGTGGTTGTTGAATCGTACGTGGTGGATATTCCGCCGGGGAACACTGAGGAGGAGACGTGCGTGTTCGTGGACACAATCGTCCGGTGCAACCTCCAGTCACTGACTCAGATCGCGGAGAACTTGGCGAGACGATAA